In a genomic window of Deltaproteobacteria bacterium:
- a CDS encoding DUF3696 domain-containing protein, giving the protein MLTRIELRHFKCFSLLKLPLRPLTLLSGVNASGKSSVLQGLVLLHQTIREHEWSTRLMLNGAAIRLGSVSDVIDQVHGRRHCGLALLDGDVAYEWEFAGERGEMSMAVERVRVNGEGEERPERLWRLLPPGQGEDPLTARLSGLTYLTAERLGPRESYPLEDPQVAPVVGPAGEYAASVLYSGLDQPVIDGLVMRDTPPTRLRQVEARMGQFFPGCGLTIDKLPQSNAVTLGIRTSRDMDFHRPVHTGFGLTQVFPIVVAALSANRNDLLLIENPEVHLHPGGQALMGEFMAEVAAAGVQVALETHSDHVLNGIRRAAKKQLLLPEDIALHFFRPRQEAGLDPMRQVQSPSLDGEGNIDTWPDGFFDQFDKDMNYFAGWD; this is encoded by the coding sequence GTGCTTACGCGGATTGAACTTCGACACTTCAAGTGTTTCTCCCTGTTGAAGCTGCCTCTACGTCCACTGACGTTGCTGTCCGGGGTCAATGCATCGGGGAAATCGTCGGTGTTACAGGGGCTCGTTCTGCTGCATCAGACGATTCGCGAGCACGAGTGGTCAACGCGGCTGATGTTGAATGGGGCCGCCATTCGGCTCGGCTCGGTGTCCGACGTGATTGATCAGGTCCATGGGCGTCGTCATTGCGGGCTCGCCTTGCTGGACGGAGATGTTGCCTATGAGTGGGAATTCGCTGGCGAACGCGGCGAGATGTCCATGGCGGTCGAACGCGTCCGCGTAAACGGAGAGGGAGAAGAACGGCCCGAAAGACTCTGGCGCCTGTTGCCGCCGGGACAGGGTGAAGATCCTTTGACGGCGCGCCTGAGCGGGTTGACCTATTTGACGGCTGAGAGGTTGGGCCCTCGGGAGTCCTATCCGCTGGAGGATCCGCAGGTGGCACCTGTCGTGGGTCCCGCCGGAGAATACGCAGCCAGTGTGCTGTATTCCGGTCTGGACCAGCCGGTCATTGACGGGCTGGTGATGAGAGACACGCCTCCGACCCGTCTGCGTCAGGTGGAGGCCCGCATGGGCCAGTTCTTTCCTGGATGCGGTTTGACGATCGACAAGCTCCCTCAATCAAACGCGGTGACACTGGGAATTCGGACTTCCCGGGACATGGATTTCCATCGTCCGGTGCACACCGGATTCGGTTTGACGCAGGTATTTCCCATCGTTGTGGCGGCACTGTCCGCGAACAGGAACGATCTCTTGTTGATCGAGAATCCTGAGGTTCACCTGCATCCCGGCGGACAGGCGCTAATGGGTGAGTTCATGGCCGAAGTCGCCGCTGCCGGTGTGCAAGTGGCGCTGGAGACGCACAGTGATCACGTGCTGAACGGAATCCGGCGAGCGGCCAAAAAGCAGCTGTTGCTACCAGAAGACATTGCGTTGCACTTCTTTCGGCCTCGACAGGAGGCCGGTCTGGATCCCATGCGGCAGGTGCAGAGTCCGAGCCTAGACGGCGAGGGCAACATTGATACCTGGCCCGATGGTTTCTTCGATCAGTTCGAC
- a CDS encoding DUF262 domain-containing protein codes for MQDVNLDDNPTAQQAAGSPNDEEIEGLDPEGGSWGDYPLDDLLIRHENRTIHDVVRRIDQDTYVMDPDFQREFIWPEDKQSKLIESVIMRIPLPVFYMAEDDEGRMVVVDGLQRLSTFQRFVKDQLRLRLPDRRELDGRRFSELSSKLQNRVEDCNLIFYIIDSKAPEQARLDIFERVNSGEPLTRQQMRNSLFMGPATRFLKTESATDTFVEATGDSLNRKKMRDREFVNRFCAFRLLPLAEYGGDMDKFLAQCLRRMNAMTEDGLQELSRAFRRSLANNYGLFERHSFRKHTPEQERRGVLNASLWDVMSTGLSHYASKRVQSRHEEVRAAFYRLLEDEEFNTSITYGPNDAKKVRYRFDATRKALEGILGAYAD; via the coding sequence ATGCAAGACGTAAACCTTGACGACAACCCGACAGCTCAGCAAGCTGCCGGGTCGCCGAACGATGAAGAAATTGAGGGTCTCGACCCCGAAGGGGGATCTTGGGGAGATTATCCGCTCGATGATCTGTTGATTCGACACGAGAACCGGACGATCCACGACGTCGTTCGACGAATCGATCAGGATACCTATGTCATGGATCCTGATTTCCAGCGTGAATTCATTTGGCCGGAAGACAAGCAGAGCAAGTTGATCGAGTCCGTGATCATGCGGATTCCTCTGCCGGTGTTCTACATGGCGGAAGATGATGAGGGCCGCATGGTGGTGGTCGATGGATTACAGCGTCTTTCCACATTTCAGCGTTTCGTCAAGGACCAACTGCGGCTGCGCCTTCCCGATCGTCGTGAACTGGATGGCAGACGGTTTTCGGAGTTGTCGTCCAAGCTCCAGAACCGGGTCGAGGATTGCAATCTCATCTTCTACATCATCGACTCCAAGGCGCCGGAACAAGCGCGCCTGGATATCTTCGAACGGGTGAACAGCGGCGAGCCGCTCACCCGGCAGCAGATGCGGAACAGTCTGTTCATGGGACCGGCGACGCGCTTTCTGAAGACCGAATCCGCCACGGATACGTTTGTCGAGGCCACCGGTGACAGCTTGAACAGGAAGAAGATGAGGGACCGGGAGTTCGTCAACAGGTTTTGCGCCTTTCGGCTTCTCCCGCTAGCGGAATACGGCGGTGACATGGACAAATTCTTGGCTCAATGCCTGCGGCGGATGAACGCGATGACCGAAGACGGACTCCAGGAACTGAGTCGAGCCTTCCGCCGGAGCTTGGCCAACAATTACGGACTGTTTGAACGCCATTCATTCAGGAAGCACACGCCAGAGCAAGAACGCCGCGGCGTTCTCAATGCGTCGCTCTGGGACGTGATGTCAACGGGACTGTCGCATTATGCCTCTAAGCGGGTGCAATCGCGCCACGAGGAGGTCCGTGCAGCGTTCTACCGCCTGCTTGAAGACGAAGAGTTCAACACGTCTATCACCTATGGACCGAACGATGCCAAGAAAGTGCGGTATCGTTTCGACGCGACCCGGAAGGCGCTTGAGGGGATTTTGGGTGCTTACGCGGATTGA